Below is a window of Candidatus Viadribacter manganicus DNA.
CACGGAAGTCGCGGTCCCGTTGATCTCGGAAGCGCCGTTCGCTCACTACTTGGGCCTCGAAGCCGGCTTCCGCCGTTCGAACTATTCCTCGATCGGCAACGTCGACACCTACAAGATCGGCGGCGAATGGGCTCCGGTTGAATGGCTGCGTTTCCGCGCTGTCTTCAACGAAGCCACCCGCGCTCCGAACGTGTTCGAACTGTTCCAAGCTGGTGACCAAGGCTTCCCGTCCTACACCGATCCGTGCCGTGACACCGCCGCTGGCGGCAACGGCGTTCCGGACGTCGCTGGCGTCACGCAAGCGTTCTGCGTTGGCCAAGGCGTTCCGATCGGCAACTATCCGGGCTTCTCGGCCAACAACTCGCAGGTGGAAGCCTTCGCGTTCGGCAACCCGAACCTCGGACCGGAACAAGCTGAATCACTCACCTACGGCTTCGTGCTGCAGCCTGATTGGTTCCCGATCGGCGACTTCCGCATGACGGTTGACTATTACGACATCGAGATCACCGACGTGATCGCGGCGTTCGGCGCGCAGTTCTTCATCAACGACTGCTACGTCAACGCCAACCTCACGAGCTGCGCTCGCGTCGTTCGCGACACGGTCACAGGTCAAATCGACTTCGTGAACACCAGCCGCGGCAACCAGGGCACCTTCCAAACGAGCGGCTACGACATTCAGTTCGAATGGTCGCTGCCGATCGGACCGGGCCAGCTCACGATCAACGAGCTGTACTCGATCGCGGAAGAGTTCGCGTTCAACGGCAACGATTTCGTCGGCACGTCAACCGGCGCTATCGGTGGTGCGATCCCGGACTACAAGTCGGTTCTTTCGGTCTCGTACAATGTCGGCGATTGGACCCTCTTCGGTCGCTGGAGCTACGTGCCGGAACTCGACGAGACGGCCGTGTTCGGTGTCCCGAGCATGACCCCGGAAGCCAGCTACGTCGACGTGTCGACCCGCTGGAACGTCACCGACAACTTCACGCTCACGGCGGTCATCGACAACTTGTTCGACGAGTACCCGCCGCAGACCTTCGGTGGCTTGTTCAGCCAAGCGAACACCGACCCGCAGGTCTACCGCGTGCTCGGCCGCTCCTTCACGATCTCGGGCCGTTATCGGTTCTAATCGGAAGGGCGAAAGTCCTAACACTAGAGGTGGCGGGTCCTTCGGGACCCGCCACTTTCTTTTTGGGCTCATGGATGCGCGCACACGCTGATGCAGGTATGCGCAGTGTTCAGTGCTGAATTAGCGCTGGCGCGTTAGATATCGAAATCGATCTTGCTTGCGCTGGCGCTGGCCGGAGCGGCCATGACGTCAAAGGCGTGCGCCGCATGCGGGCCATTGCGATCGACCCAATGCAAGAACATGTGCGCCGGCCAGCGATTTGGATTGAGCGATACGCGGCCGGCGTCGCCGGGCTGCATGGCGTGCAAACCCGAACGCTCTAGCAGGTGGGGGCTAATGGCGGGGCTTAGGGGGAAATCGGCGCCGTGACGCCTCGCTCGCGCCTCGCGGCGGGCTTGCGGTAAGGCTAGTGTCGCCGCATGGGCGAACTCAGAGACGGCTACATAACAGGCACCGGCGCGTTTTTGCCGGGCGCGCCGATCGGCAACGATGTGATGGAAGATCACCTCGGGCGAATTGCAGGCCGTGATAGTTTGTTCGGCAAGAAGGCGTTGCGCTGGAACGGTGTTGAGAGACGCCACTACGCGCTCTCGCCTGATGGCGCGGTGTCTCACTCGAATGCGCAGATGTGCGCGGAGGCGATCCGCAATGCGCTGGAAGCAGCGCGTCTTGAGCCGCGCGATCTTGCGATGCTGGCGGCGGCAACGACGCAAGGCGATTTGCTGGCGCCGGGTCATGCTGCGCAGGTGCATGCCGAAATTGGCGCCCGCGCCATGGAGATTGCGAGCTTTCAATCGGTGTGCGGCTCATCCTTGATGGCGGCCAAAGCGGCGTGGCTTTCGGTGCGCGCGAACGAGCACGATGTAGCGGCCGCTTGCGCGGGTGAATTTTCGTCGCGCTGGTTCAGACCAAGCTTTTACGAGGGCACAGCGCTTGTCGATGCGAAGGGGCGCTTGCGCGCGGAAGCGGACTTCTTGCGCTTCACGCTTTCTGATGGCGCAGGCGCGGTGGTGATGGAGCCTAAGCCGCGACCGGGCGCGTTGAAGGTGGAGTTCATCGACATCGTCTCGCTCGCCGATCGCTATGATCCATGCATGTGGGCAGGCGCGAGCGTGGACGACCGCACTGATCCGCACGCGTTTTGGGCGCGCAGCGGGCCACGCGTAGCGCATGAAGCGGGCGCTATCGCCTTGCTGCAGGACTTCGAGCTTTTGAAACGCGTGATCCGCGCCTGGGTCGGCGTCTATCTGGAAAAGGTTGAGGCCGGACGCATCGTGCCCGCCGAGGTCGATCATTGCCTGGTGCACTATTCGGCGAAATCATTGCGCGCCGAGATCGTTTCGTTGTTGGAAGATACCGCTGGCATGATCCCGCAGGAGAAGTGGTTCTCGGTGCTGCGTGAGCAGGGCAATGTCGGGTCGGCGTCGATTTGGCTTATGTTAGATGGGTTGATGAAGAGCGGACGCGTTCTGCGCGGCCAGAAGATATTGTGCGTCGTGCCCGAAAGCGGACGCGCGCTGGTCGGCTTCATGATGCTGGAGGCCGTGTGAGTCTGCAGGTCGCCGAATGCGCGTTTCGAGGCTACCGGTCGCTGCGGCGCATACGCTTTCCTTTGCGCCGTCTGAACGTGTTCGTCGGCGACAACGGCGTCGGCAAGACCAATCTTTATCACGGCCTCCAGATGCTACAGGCCGCAGCCGCAGGCACTTTGGGACGGAGTTTGGCGGCTGAAGGCGGACTTGAGAGCGCGTCGTGGGCGGGTGAACACAAGCGCGGAGAAAAGGCGCAGCTCGTTTTTGAAGCCAAGCTCGGTGACCAAGGCGAATACGCTTACGAGGTAACGGTCGGCTTTCGTGCGCCGGTCGAGGCAGCGTTCGCGCTTGAGCCAATTATCCGTAGCGAGACGCTGACGTTTCATGGCGCAAGGCGCCCTGAGGTTCTGCTCGAACGGAAAAATCAGCGTGCGTGGGCGCGCGATGAGGCGGGCGTCAAACAGGACATTGAGGCTGAGTTACTGCCATCGGAAACGGCGTTGGCGGAGCTTAAGGATTCGGCGCGCTTTCCCGACATCGATGTTGTCCGCCGCTGTTTGCTGCAATGGCGCTTTTATCACGGCTTTCGTACGGATGCTGACTCGCCACTGCGCCGGCCGTGTCTTGCGGTCACGACGCCGACGCTCGCCTCAGATGGCGCGGATCTTGCGGCCATGTTTGCAACCTTGGCGCATATTCGTCAGGACACTGCCGATCTCGCTGTCGCCATCGAAGATGCGTTTCCTGGCGCACGGCTGATCGTTCCCGAGGTGGGGCGGACAGCAACTTTCGCGGTGTCGTTCGCTGATTTCCCGAAACGTGAATTTAGCGCCGCGGAATTGTCCGATGGGACGTTGCGGTTCTTGGCTTTGGCGGGAGCGCTGCTTGGCTATCGCTTGCCGCCGTTCTTGGCGCTGAACGAACCCGAGACAAGCCTGCACCCTGATCTCGTGCCGGCGCTGGCGCGTTTGATCGCGCGTGCAGCGATGCGCTCGCAGGTGTGGGTGGTGACGCACTCGGCTAAATTGGCGTCAGCACTTGAGGATGCAGCCGGATCACGATCCATTCGGGTGATCAAACGCGACGGCGAAACCTGGCTTGAAGGCCTGACGAACTTCGG
It encodes the following:
- a CDS encoding StlD/DarB family beta-ketosynthase, producing MGELRDGYITGTGAFLPGAPIGNDVMEDHLGRIAGRDSLFGKKALRWNGVERRHYALSPDGAVSHSNAQMCAEAIRNALEAARLEPRDLAMLAAATTQGDLLAPGHAAQVHAEIGARAMEIASFQSVCGSSLMAAKAAWLSVRANEHDVAAACAGEFSSRWFRPSFYEGTALVDAKGRLRAEADFLRFTLSDGAGAVVMEPKPRPGALKVEFIDIVSLADRYDPCMWAGASVDDRTDPHAFWARSGPRVAHEAGAIALLQDFELLKRVIRAWVGVYLEKVEAGRIVPAEVDHCLVHYSAKSLRAEIVSLLEDTAGMIPQEKWFSVLREQGNVGSASIWLMLDGLMKSGRVLRGQKILCVVPESGRALVGFMMLEAV
- a CDS encoding AAA family ATPase; this translates as MSLQVAECAFRGYRSLRRIRFPLRRLNVFVGDNGVGKTNLYHGLQMLQAAAAGTLGRSLAAEGGLESASWAGEHKRGEKAQLVFEAKLGDQGEYAYEVTVGFRAPVEAAFALEPIIRSETLTFHGARRPEVLLERKNQRAWARDEAGVKQDIEAELLPSETALAELKDSARFPDIDVVRRCLLQWRFYHGFRTDADSPLRRPCLAVTTPTLASDGADLAAMFATLAHIRQDTADLAVAIEDAFPGARLIVPEVGRTATFAVSFADFPKREFSAAELSDGTLRFLALAGALLGYRLPPFLALNEPETSLHPDLVPALARLIARAAMRSQVWVVTHSAKLASALEDAAGSRSIRVIKRDGETWLEGLTNFGEFDDDDRDD